One genomic region from Prunus persica cultivar Lovell chromosome G3, Prunus_persica_NCBIv2, whole genome shotgun sequence encodes:
- the LOC18782621 gene encoding pseudo histidine-containing phosphotransfer protein 6 isoform X2 gives MLGLGADRLRADMNRLLAMLFHQGVLDEQFLQLQQLQDESSPNFVMDREFSDYKKMGTHLNQFMGSSSSIGAKRIRNVCVAFRAASEHNNRAGCLRALEVLEHEYCYLKNKLHELFQIEQQRVLAAGVRYPMQNN, from the exons ATGTTGGGGTTGGGTGCTGATCGGTTGCGAGCCGACATGAATCGGTTGCTCGCAATGCTCTTTCACCAG GGAGTTTTGGATGAGCAATTCTTGCAGCTTCAACAGCTCCAAGATGAGAGCTCCCCAAACTTTGT GATGGATAGAGAGTTCTCGGACTACAAGAAAATGGGGACACATTTGAATCAGTTTATGGGAAGCAGCTCAAGCATTGGAGCCAAGAGAATCAGAAACGTCTGCGTTGCTTTTCGCGCTGCTTCTGAACACAACAACCGTGCTGG GTGCCTGAGAGCTTTGGAGGTGCTAGAACATGAATATTGCTACCTCAAGAACAAATTGCATGAATTATTCCAA ATAGAGCAGCAACGAGTCTTGGCAGCTGGGGTTAGGTACCCAATGCAGAACAATTAA
- the LOC18782621 gene encoding pseudo histidine-containing phosphotransfer protein 6 isoform X1 has product MLGLGADRLRADMNRLLAMLFHQGVLDEQFLQLQQLQDESSPNFVSEVVNIYFHESEKLLKNLRELLMDREFSDYKKMGTHLNQFMGSSSSIGAKRIRNVCVAFRAASEHNNRAGCLRALEVLEHEYCYLKNKLHELFQIEQQRVLAAGVRYPMQNN; this is encoded by the exons ATGTTGGGGTTGGGTGCTGATCGGTTGCGAGCCGACATGAATCGGTTGCTCGCAATGCTCTTTCACCAG GGAGTTTTGGATGAGCAATTCTTGCAGCTTCAACAGCTCCAAGATGAGAGCTCCCCAAACTTTGTTTCTGAAGTTGTCAACATCTACTTTCATGAGTCTGAGAAGCTCTTAAAAAATCTCAGAGAATTATT GATGGATAGAGAGTTCTCGGACTACAAGAAAATGGGGACACATTTGAATCAGTTTATGGGAAGCAGCTCAAGCATTGGAGCCAAGAGAATCAGAAACGTCTGCGTTGCTTTTCGCGCTGCTTCTGAACACAACAACCGTGCTGG GTGCCTGAGAGCTTTGGAGGTGCTAGAACATGAATATTGCTACCTCAAGAACAAATTGCATGAATTATTCCAA ATAGAGCAGCAACGAGTCTTGGCAGCTGGGGTTAGGTACCCAATGCAGAACAATTAA